The following coding sequences lie in one Hippopotamus amphibius kiboko isolate mHipAmp2 chromosome 17, mHipAmp2.hap2, whole genome shotgun sequence genomic window:
- the NPB gene encoding neuropeptide B yields MARPAMLVVAALALCLLLTPPGLAWYKQAARPGYYSVGRAAGLLSGFRGSPYARRSEPLVGTGPRRAGAFPELRPSLRSLAVCVEDVTPNLQSCERLPDGRATFQCKADVFLSLGAADCRSM; encoded by the exons ATGGCCAGGCCCGCGATGCTGGTGGTTGCCGCCCTGGCGCTGTGCCTGCTGCTGACGCCCCCCGGCCTCGCATGGTACAAGCAGGCGGCGCGGCCGGGCTACTACTCCGTGGGCCGCGCAGCGGGGCTGCTGTCCGGCTTCCGCGGGTCACCGTACGCGCGGCGCTCCGAGCCCCTGGTGGGCACGGGACCAAGACGGGCCGGCGCCTTCCCAGAGCTGCGCCCCAGCCTGAGGAGCCTC GCCGTGTGCGTCGAGGACGTCACCCCCAACCTGCAGAGCTGCGAGCGGCTCCCCGACGGCCGCGCCACTTTCCAGTGCAAGGCGGACGTGTTCCTGTCGCTCGGCG